In one Streptomyces venezuelae genomic region, the following are encoded:
- a CDS encoding DUF402 domain-containing protein, whose translation MTDLDGKTAAGGGVARWAPGDHILWRYRENSGNRVHICRPVTVVRDTDELLAVWMAPGTECVKPVLADGTSVHDEPLATRYTKPRTVRRGHWFGTGVLKLARPDEPWSVWLFWEPGWQFRSWYVNLEEPRARWSGGVDSEDHFLDISVSPDRSWRWHDEDEFAEARRVGLMDAGKASDVRAAGRAALDVIAAWGAPFSDGWQHWRPDPSWVVPSLPDDWDRTPAHVSS comes from the coding sequence ATGACAGACCTCGACGGGAAGACGGCGGCCGGTGGCGGGGTGGCGCGGTGGGCGCCCGGGGACCACATCCTGTGGCGCTACCGGGAGAACTCCGGGAACCGGGTCCACATCTGCCGCCCCGTCACCGTCGTGCGGGACACCGACGAGCTGCTCGCCGTGTGGATGGCGCCCGGCACCGAGTGCGTGAAACCGGTGCTCGCCGACGGCACGTCCGTGCACGACGAGCCGCTGGCCACCCGCTACACCAAGCCGCGCACCGTCCGCCGCGGCCACTGGTTCGGCACCGGCGTCCTGAAGCTGGCCCGGCCGGACGAGCCGTGGTCGGTCTGGCTGTTCTGGGAGCCGGGCTGGCAGTTCAGGAGCTGGTACGTGAACCTGGAGGAGCCGCGGGCCCGCTGGTCCGGAGGCGTCGACTCCGAGGATCACTTTCTGGACATCTCCGTGAGCCCCGACCGCAGCTGGCGCTGGCACGACGAGGACGAGTTCGCCGAGGCCCGCAGGGTCGGCCTGATGGACGCGGGAAAGGCCTCTGACGTACGCGCGGCGGGCCGCGCCGCGCTCGACGTGATCGCCGCCTGGGGGGCACCGTTTTCGGACGGCTGGCAGCACTGGCGTCCCGATCCGTCCTGGGTCGTACCATCCCTTCCGGATGACTGGGACCGTACGCCCGCGCATGTGTCGTCATGA
- a CDS encoding class I SAM-dependent DNA methyltransferase has protein sequence MSEDRRGQAEAFDAIGQHYDDAFPHKEGQLAAGRHLATALPAGSRILDVGCGTGLPTARQLTESGHSVLGTDISTGMLDLAGKNVPAAEFRQLDIADLRAEGPGGVGTFDGIACFFALLMLPRAEIPEALRLLHGLLRPGGLMELSMVEADLDDAAIPFLGHTIRVSGYLADELRQVVRDAGFEITGEDTYAYAPASTDAPPEHQVFLHCRRG, from the coding sequence GTGAGCGAGGACCGCAGAGGTCAGGCCGAGGCCTTTGACGCCATCGGGCAGCACTACGACGACGCCTTCCCCCACAAGGAGGGCCAGCTGGCCGCGGGGCGTCATCTCGCGACGGCGCTTCCCGCCGGTTCCCGCATCCTCGACGTGGGCTGCGGAACCGGTTTGCCGACCGCCCGGCAACTGACCGAATCCGGCCACTCGGTGCTCGGCACCGACATCTCGACGGGCATGCTGGACCTGGCGGGAAAGAACGTGCCGGCCGCCGAGTTCCGGCAGCTCGACATCGCCGACCTGAGGGCCGAAGGTCCCGGCGGAGTCGGCACATTCGACGGCATCGCGTGCTTCTTCGCCCTCCTGATGCTGCCGCGCGCGGAGATCCCCGAAGCGCTGCGGCTGCTGCACGGCCTGCTGCGGCCGGGCGGCCTGATGGAGCTGTCCATGGTCGAGGCCGACCTGGACGACGCCGCGATTCCGTTCCTGGGGCACACAATCCGGGTATCGGGTTACCTGGCGGACGAACTGCGGCAGGTCGTGCGGGACGCGGGATTCGAGATCACCGGCGAGGACACGTATGCGTACGCTCCCGCAAGCACCGACGCACCACCCGAACACCAGGTCTTTCTGCACTGCCGACGCGGCTGA
- a CDS encoding SpoIIE family protein phosphatase, translating into MTEHLTPHEGRKAPAARSTAPADPRGALLRSPETSEGGGSTAVSSSGEHTQPSAAEPDPHRPRPVPESGVPSQAGPAPVGPPDGEERRSGRPRPPGAGPTAMRRDGDRLRFVGAATRRIARGIDLDEIVMGLCRATVPTFSDAILVYLRDPLPVGDERPTGPLVLRLRRSDRLRSIEEGGEEPDTDGGSTLPALQMVQPDITDVMGSAELCEVRPGGALAEVLRGVRPVFADSAAARAALPELLGEGRTLPGGQRGILAPLRGRRRVIGAAVFLRRPDRPAFEADDLLVAAQLATHSALGIDKAVLYGREAYIADELQRTMLPETLPRPTGVRLASRYLPAAETARVGGDWYDAIPLPGSRVALVVGDVMGHSMTSAAIMGQLRTTAQTLAGLDLPPQEVLHHLDEQAQRLGSDRMATCLYAVYDPVAHRITIANAGHPPPVLLHLGGRAEVLRVPPGAPIGVGGVDFEAVELDAPAGATLLLYTDGLVESRLRDVWTGIEQLRERLAATAQLTGPDHPPPLEALCDEVLDMLGPGDRDDDIALLAARFDGIAPSDVAYWFLEPENATPSRARRLARSALARWGLEELTESVELLVSEVVTNAVRYASRPITLRLLRTDVLRCEVGDDVPQLPRLRQARATDEGGRGLYLVNKMARRWGATRLSTGKVVWFELNRN; encoded by the coding sequence GTGACGGAGCACCTCACCCCCCACGAGGGTCGCAAGGCACCAGCTGCCCGGTCGACCGCCCCCGCGGATCCCCGCGGGGCGCTGCTGCGTTCCCCGGAGACTTCGGAGGGCGGTGGCAGCACAGCCGTGTCGTCCTCCGGTGAGCACACCCAGCCCTCGGCCGCCGAACCCGACCCGCACCGCCCGCGCCCCGTGCCCGAGAGCGGCGTGCCGTCGCAGGCCGGTCCCGCGCCCGTGGGACCGCCGGACGGCGAGGAGCGGCGCTCCGGCCGTCCGAGGCCGCCCGGCGCGGGCCCCACGGCCATGCGCCGCGACGGCGACCGGCTGCGCTTCGTCGGCGCCGCGACCCGGCGCATCGCCCGCGGCATCGACCTCGACGAGATCGTGATGGGCCTGTGCCGGGCCACGGTGCCGACGTTCTCCGACGCGATCCTGGTCTACCTGCGCGATCCGCTGCCGGTCGGCGACGAGCGGCCCACGGGCCCGCTGGTGCTGCGGCTGCGCCGCTCCGACCGGCTGCGCTCCATCGAGGAGGGCGGCGAGGAGCCGGACACCGACGGCGGCAGCACGCTGCCCGCGCTGCAGATGGTGCAGCCCGACATCACCGACGTGATGGGCAGCGCCGAACTGTGCGAGGTGCGTCCCGGCGGCGCGCTCGCCGAGGTGCTGCGCGGGGTGCGCCCGGTCTTCGCCGACTCGGCGGCGGCCCGCGCCGCGCTGCCCGAACTGCTCGGCGAGGGCCGCACCCTGCCGGGCGGGCAGCGGGGCATCCTCGCGCCGCTGCGGGGGCGCCGCCGGGTGATCGGCGCGGCCGTGTTCCTGCGCAGGCCCGACCGGCCCGCGTTCGAGGCGGACGACCTGCTCGTCGCCGCCCAGCTCGCCACGCACAGCGCGCTCGGCATCGACAAAGCGGTCCTGTACGGCCGCGAGGCGTACATCGCCGACGAGCTGCAGCGCACCATGCTCCCCGAGACGCTGCCGCGCCCGACGGGCGTGCGCCTCGCCTCGCGCTACCTCCCGGCCGCCGAGACGGCCCGGGTCGGCGGCGACTGGTACGACGCGATCCCGCTGCCCGGCAGCCGCGTCGCCCTGGTCGTCGGTGACGTCATGGGCCACTCCATGACGTCGGCGGCCATCATGGGCCAGCTGCGGACGACCGCGCAGACACTCGCCGGGCTCGACCTGCCGCCCCAGGAGGTCCTGCACCACCTGGACGAGCAGGCGCAACGGCTCGGCTCCGACCGCATGGCGACCTGCCTGTACGCGGTCTACGACCCGGTCGCGCACCGCATCACCATCGCCAACGCCGGACATCCGCCGCCCGTCCTGCTGCACCTGGGCGGCCGGGCGGAGGTCCTGCGGGTGCCGCCGGGCGCCCCCATCGGCGTGGGCGGCGTCGACTTCGAGGCCGTGGAGCTGGACGCCCCCGCGGGCGCGACCCTGCTCCTCTACACGGACGGCCTCGTCGAGTCCCGCCTCCGCGACGTGTGGACCGGCATAGAGCAGCTGCGCGAACGGCTCGCCGCCACCGCCCAGTTGACGGGTCCGGACCACCCGCCGCCCCTCGAGGCGCTCTGCGACGAGGTGCTCGACATGCTCGGCCCCGGCGACCGGGACGACGACATCGCGCTGCTCGCCGCCCGCTTCGACGGGATCGCGCCGAGCGACGTGGCGTACTGGTTCCTCGAACCGGAGAACGCGACGCCGTCCCGGGCCCGTCGGCTGGCCCGCAGCGCGCTGGCCCGCTGGGGCCTCGAAGAGCTGACCGAGTCGGTGGAGCTGCTGGTGAGCGAGGTCGTGACGAACGCGGTGCGGTACGCGTCGCGGCCGATCACGCTGCGGCTGCTGCGCACCGACGTGCTGCGGTGCGAGGTCGGCGACGACGTGCCGCAGCTGCCGCGGCTGCGTCAGGCGCGCGCCACGGACGAGGGCGGCCGCGGCCTGTACCTGGTCAACAAGATGGCGCGGCGCTGGGGTGCCACGCGGCTGAGCACCGGGAAGGTCGTCTGGTTCGAGCTGAACCGGAACTGA
- a CDS encoding transglycosylase domain-containing protein — MGRAEERQARQRGARRAARKRPSGGKRTGIRRFFTWKKLLGTFLGFCLLGMLGFVVLYLVVDIPKGNAAAKKQSNVYKYSNGDVIARTGDVNREIVDLDKVPKDVQKTFVAAENKSFYKDEGIDFKGTARGVLNTLTGKGKQGGSTITQQYVKNYYLSQDQTVSRKLKELVVSLKVDREKSKDDILAGYINTSYYGRGAYGIQAAAQAYYRVDAKDLNVQQGAYLAALLQAPSQYDWAAATPTGKKLVKQRWNYVLDNMVEEDWLDSGKRADMTFPEPKTPKAPPGREGQIGYLVEEAKREVLRNSNLSEAEFEAGGYTVTLNIDPKKQKQLEKAVDAKLNDKLDRKKNKADAHVQAGAASVDPKTGKVLAMYGGEDYVKHYTNNATRRDYQPASTFKPLILAAALENGSKTQEGLPITASTVYDGTSKRPVKGGDVAFAPPNEDDVSYGPVTVQKAMNKSVNSVFAQMGVDVGMPKVMETAGKLGMDVKGLPAVPAQTLGSMGASPLEMAGVYATLDNHGKKVTPALVGSVEHKDRTVDLPDPIGDQVVQRGTADSITSVLTGVVDDGTGRAVRNPVQDVAGKTGTSDDNKSAWFAGYTPKMVTAVGLFGEGAKGDQVSMKGAGGFPRINGSGFPSEIWAAYTFDAMGSPSSFDLDTNMGAAVAPVPDPTSKEPKDPSSTPTKPEDDDEPSKKPTDTPTPTKSPTTPTPTPTPTKTTPTPTADPDPTDTGGPPDPEDGRPSRD, encoded by the coding sequence ATGGGCCGAGCCGAAGAACGACAAGCGCGGCAGCGCGGGGCCCGCAGGGCAGCGCGCAAGCGCCCGTCCGGCGGCAAGCGCACCGGCATACGCCGTTTCTTCACCTGGAAGAAGCTCCTCGGAACGTTCCTCGGGTTCTGCCTGCTCGGCATGCTCGGCTTCGTGGTGCTGTACCTCGTGGTGGACATCCCCAAGGGCAACGCCGCGGCGAAGAAGCAGAGCAACGTCTACAAGTACAGCAACGGTGACGTCATCGCGCGGACCGGTGACGTGAACCGCGAGATCGTCGACCTGGACAAGGTCCCGAAGGACGTCCAGAAGACCTTCGTCGCCGCCGAGAACAAGTCCTTCTACAAGGACGAGGGCATCGACTTCAAGGGCACGGCCCGCGGTGTCCTGAACACGCTGACCGGCAAGGGCAAGCAGGGTGGCTCGACGATCACCCAGCAGTACGTGAAGAACTACTACCTCAGCCAGGACCAGACCGTCAGCCGCAAGCTGAAGGAGCTCGTCGTCTCGCTGAAGGTGGACCGCGAGAAGAGCAAGGACGACATCCTCGCGGGCTACATCAACACCAGCTACTACGGCCGCGGCGCGTACGGCATCCAGGCCGCCGCCCAGGCCTACTACCGGGTCGACGCCAAGGATCTGAACGTCCAGCAGGGCGCCTACCTCGCCGCTCTTCTGCAGGCCCCGAGCCAGTACGACTGGGCGGCCGCGACGCCGACCGGCAAGAAGCTCGTCAAGCAGCGCTGGAACTACGTCCTCGACAACATGGTCGAGGAGGACTGGCTGGACTCCGGCAAGCGCGCGGACATGACGTTCCCCGAGCCCAAGACTCCCAAGGCGCCGCCCGGCCGCGAGGGCCAGATCGGCTATCTGGTGGAGGAGGCCAAGCGCGAGGTCCTGCGCAACAGCAACCTCAGCGAGGCCGAGTTCGAGGCCGGCGGCTACACCGTCACCCTCAACATCGACCCCAAGAAGCAGAAGCAGCTCGAGAAGGCCGTCGACGCGAAGCTGAACGACAAGCTCGACCGCAAGAAGAACAAGGCGGACGCCCACGTCCAGGCGGGCGCCGCGTCCGTCGACCCCAAGACGGGCAAGGTCCTCGCCATGTACGGCGGCGAGGACTACGTGAAGCACTACACGAACAACGCCACCCGCCGCGACTACCAGCCGGCCTCCACCTTCAAGCCGCTGATCCTCGCCGCGGCGCTGGAGAACGGCTCCAAGACGCAGGAAGGCCTGCCGATCACCGCGAGCACCGTCTACGACGGCACCAGCAAGCGGCCGGTCAAGGGCGGCGACGTCGCCTTCGCGCCGCCCAACGAGGACGACGTCAGCTACGGACCCGTCACCGTCCAGAAGGCGATGAACAAGTCCGTCAACTCCGTCTTCGCGCAGATGGGCGTGGACGTGGGCATGCCCAAGGTCATGGAGACGGCGGGCAAGCTCGGCATGGACGTCAAGGGACTGCCCGCCGTGCCCGCCCAGACCCTCGGCTCCATGGGCGCCAGCCCGCTGGAGATGGCCGGTGTCTACGCCACGCTCGACAACCACGGCAAGAAGGTCACCCCGGCCCTGGTCGGCTCCGTCGAGCACAAGGACCGCACGGTCGACCTGCCGGACCCGATCGGCGACCAGGTCGTCCAGCGCGGCACCGCCGACTCGATCACCTCGGTCCTGACCGGCGTGGTCGACGACGGCACCGGCCGCGCGGTCCGCAACCCCGTGCAGGACGTCGCCGGCAAGACCGGTACCTCCGACGACAACAAGTCGGCCTGGTTCGCGGGCTACACGCCGAAGATGGTCACCGCCGTCGGCCTGTTCGGCGAGGGCGCCAAGGGCGACCAGGTCTCCATGAAGGGCGCGGGCGGCTTCCCTCGCATCAACGGCTCGGGCTTCCCCTCAGAGATCTGGGCGGCCTACACGTTCGACGCGATGGGCTCGCCGAGCTCGTTCGACCTCGACACGAACATGGGCGCCGCCGTCGCGCCGGTCCCGGACCCGACGTCGAAGGAGCCGAAGGACCCGTCGAGCACTCCGACGAAGCCGGAGGACGACGACGAGCCGTCCAAGAAGCCGACGGACACGCCGACCCCGACGAAGTCGCCGACGACGCCGACTCCGACGCCGACGCCCACCAAGACGACCCCGACGCCGACGGCCGACCCGGACCCGACGGACACCGGCGGGCCCCCGGACCCGGAGGACGGCAGGCCCAGCAGGGACTGA
- a CDS encoding PadR family transcriptional regulator produces MSIGHTLLGLLESGPRHGYDLKRAFDEKFGHDKPLHYGQVYSTMSRLLKNGLVEVDGIEAGGGPERKRYAITEAGITDVQRWLATPEKPEPYLQSTLYTKVVLALLTERDAAELLDVQRAEHLRLMRILTDRKRKGDLADQLICDHALFHLEADLRWLELTAARLGKLAQEVRSA; encoded by the coding sequence ATGTCCATTGGCCACACCCTTCTGGGACTCCTGGAGTCCGGCCCCCGGCACGGATACGACCTCAAGCGCGCCTTCGACGAGAAGTTCGGGCACGACAAACCCCTGCACTACGGCCAGGTCTACTCGACCATGTCCCGCCTGCTTAAGAACGGCCTCGTCGAGGTCGACGGCATAGAGGCGGGCGGTGGCCCCGAGCGCAAGCGGTACGCGATCACCGAGGCCGGCATCACGGACGTCCAGCGGTGGCTCGCCACCCCGGAGAAGCCGGAGCCCTACCTCCAGTCGACCCTCTACACCAAGGTCGTCCTCGCGCTCCTCACCGAACGCGACGCCGCCGAACTCCTCGACGTACAGCGCGCCGAACATCTGCGCCTGATGCGCATCCTCACCGACCGCAAGCGCAAGGGCGACCTCGCCGACCAGCTCATCTGCGACCACGCGCTGTTCCACCTCGAAGCCGATCTGCGCTGGCTTGAGCTCACCGCCGCGCGCCTCGGAAAGCTCGCACAGGAGGTGCGCTCCGCATGA
- a CDS encoding ABC transporter ATP-binding protein, whose product MTPAGSLLVAQGLRKSYGPTTALDGAAFSIHPGEVVAVMGPSGSGKSTLLHCLAGIVRPDEGSISYNGRSLTGLSDAELSALRRSEFGFVFQFGQLVPELTCVENVALPLRLNGARRKEAEATARTWMERLEVDDVAAKRPGEVSGGQGQRVAVARALATSPRVIFADEPTGALDSLNGERVMELLTDAARSTNAAVVLVTHETRVAAYSDREIIVRDGRSRDMERIV is encoded by the coding sequence ATGACCCCCGCAGGTTCCCTTCTCGTGGCCCAAGGACTCCGCAAGTCGTACGGCCCCACCACCGCGCTCGACGGCGCGGCCTTCTCCATCCACCCCGGTGAGGTCGTCGCCGTCATGGGTCCTTCCGGCTCCGGAAAGTCGACCCTGCTGCACTGCCTCGCCGGAATCGTCCGCCCCGACGAGGGCTCCATCTCGTACAACGGCCGCTCCCTGACCGGCCTCTCCGACGCGGAGCTGAGCGCCCTGCGCCGCAGCGAGTTCGGGTTCGTCTTCCAGTTCGGCCAGCTCGTCCCCGAGCTCACCTGCGTCGAGAACGTCGCCCTCCCGCTGCGGCTGAACGGCGCCAGGCGCAAGGAGGCCGAGGCCACCGCCCGCACCTGGATGGAGCGCCTGGAGGTCGACGACGTCGCGGCCAAGCGGCCCGGCGAGGTCTCGGGCGGCCAGGGCCAGCGCGTCGCCGTCGCCCGCGCCCTCGCCACGAGCCCCCGCGTGATCTTCGCGGACGAGCCGACCGGTGCCCTCGACTCCCTCAACGGCGAACGCGTCATGGAGCTCCTGACCGACGCCGCACGCTCCACCAACGCGGCCGTCGTCCTGGTGACCCACGAGACCCGCGTCGCCGCCTACTCCGACCGCGAGATCATCGTGCGCGACGGCAGGTCCCGTGACATGGAGCGGATCGTATGA
- a CDS encoding FtsX-like permease family protein encodes MSSWTRDLGMGIRFAAGGGREGWIRTILTAVGVGLGVALLLGAASVPQLLQNRDDRSTARTPYATVDDKAPQASDTTVMVRDTSTVFGGRTAVGMFLKADGDHPALPPGLDKIPGPGEIVVSPALRDLLNDSANPLFKERFSEYRQTGTIGDAGLMSPLELYYYVGTDTLTSAEGGHRVARFGQDNSLPLDPFLMALVVLICVVLLTPVAIFIGTAVRFGGDRRDRRLAALRLVGASARSVRRIAAGEALFGALLGLAAGAVLFLLLRELVGVVDLTNVSAYPSDMVPTPGLVALVAVAVPVSAVVVTLISLRSVAIEPLGVVRGGKQRKRRLWWRLLLPLAGIAILLLSGRIDADMGNEAVNVTAIAVGSALSLIGLSALLPWLVEAAVGRLRGGPVPWQLAVRRLQLTSGTASRAVSGITVAVAGAVALQMMFASMHDDFNKVTGQDPTRAELTVRSMTGSGPLAQQMIDDFARTEGVTKVIGTVQAYVTRPGGKKVNDMTPTTELNIGTCATLRELAKIGSCKDGDTFVSHTGSREQNDWVDTTARPGKPVNVGPDPDFNKGAKPVLWTLPKDSRTVQARPNPSGTKFDGIFATPGAVDIKKLDDASTTSWVKLDPRAPDAEEHVRNAAAHISPFLGVDSLQAVDRDKQYASIARGLQIGASVTMALIAASMLVSLLEQLRERKRLLAALTAFGTRRSSMAWSLLWQTAIPVALGLALAIVGGLGLGVVMTRMIDKSVTDWWSFVPLTGAGAAMVAAVTLLSLPPLRRMMRPDGLRTE; translated from the coding sequence ATGAGCTCCTGGACACGCGACCTGGGCATGGGCATACGGTTCGCGGCCGGCGGCGGCCGCGAGGGCTGGATCCGTACGATCCTGACCGCCGTCGGCGTCGGCCTCGGCGTCGCCCTGCTCCTCGGCGCGGCCTCCGTGCCGCAGCTGCTGCAGAACCGCGACGACCGGTCCACCGCCCGCACGCCCTACGCCACGGTGGACGACAAGGCGCCCCAGGCGAGCGACACGACGGTCATGGTGCGCGACACCAGCACCGTCTTCGGCGGGCGCACCGCCGTCGGCATGTTCCTGAAGGCCGACGGCGACCACCCGGCACTGCCGCCGGGGCTCGACAAGATCCCCGGCCCCGGCGAGATCGTCGTCTCGCCCGCGCTGCGCGACCTGCTGAACGACTCGGCGAACCCGCTGTTCAAGGAGCGCTTCAGCGAGTACCGCCAGACCGGCACGATCGGCGACGCGGGGCTCATGTCACCGCTGGAGCTCTACTACTACGTGGGCACCGACACCCTCACATCGGCGGAGGGCGGCCACCGCGTCGCACGGTTCGGCCAGGACAACTCCCTGCCCCTCGACCCGTTCCTGATGGCGCTCGTCGTCCTGATCTGCGTCGTCCTGCTCACCCCCGTGGCGATCTTCATCGGCACCGCGGTCCGGTTCGGCGGCGACCGGCGCGACCGACGCCTCGCCGCGCTGCGACTGGTCGGCGCGAGCGCCCGCTCGGTACGCAGGATCGCCGCGGGCGAGGCCCTGTTCGGAGCACTGCTCGGGCTCGCCGCCGGCGCCGTCCTCTTCCTGCTGCTGCGGGAGCTCGTGGGCGTGGTCGACCTGACGAACGTCAGCGCGTACCCCTCCGACATGGTGCCGACGCCCGGCCTGGTGGCGCTGGTCGCCGTGGCCGTGCCGGTGTCGGCGGTCGTGGTGACGCTGATCTCGCTGCGCTCGGTCGCCATCGAACCGCTCGGTGTCGTCAGGGGCGGCAAGCAGCGCAAGCGCCGCCTGTGGTGGCGGCTGCTGCTGCCGCTCGCCGGCATCGCCATCCTGCTCCTGTCCGGCCGCATCGACGCCGACATGGGCAACGAGGCCGTCAACGTGACGGCGATCGCGGTGGGTTCGGCGCTCTCCCTGATCGGGCTCAGCGCGCTCCTCCCCTGGCTCGTCGAAGCAGCCGTGGGACGGCTGCGCGGCGGTCCCGTGCCGTGGCAGCTCGCCGTCCGCAGGCTTCAGCTGACGTCGGGCACGGCGTCCCGTGCGGTCAGCGGGATCACCGTCGCGGTGGCCGGTGCGGTGGCGCTCCAGATGATGTTCGCGTCCATGCACGACGACTTCAACAAGGTCACCGGGCAGGACCCCACGCGTGCCGAGCTCACGGTGCGCAGCATGACCGGCAGCGGGCCCCTCGCCCAGCAGATGATCGACGACTTCGCCCGAACCGAGGGCGTCACGAAGGTCATCGGGACCGTGCAGGCGTACGTCACACGGCCGGGCGGCAAGAAGGTCAACGACATGACGCCGACGACGGAGCTGAACATCGGCACCTGCGCGACCCTGCGCGAGCTGGCGAAGATCGGCTCCTGCAAGGACGGCGACACCTTCGTCTCGCACACGGGCAGCCGGGAGCAGAACGACTGGGTCGACACGACGGCACGCCCCGGCAAGCCGGTCAACGTCGGACCCGACCCCGACTTCAACAAGGGGGCGAAGCCGGTCCTGTGGACGCTGCCGAAGGACTCGCGCACGGTCCAGGCCCGTCCCAACCCGTCGGGCACGAAATTCGACGGCATCTTCGCCACGCCCGGCGCCGTCGACATCAAGAAGCTGGACGACGCGTCGACGACGTCGTGGGTCAAGCTCGACCCGCGGGCGCCGGACGCCGAGGAGCACGTACGCAACGCGGCGGCCCACATCAGCCCGTTCCTCGGCGTGGACTCGCTTCAGGCGGTCGACCGCGACAAGCAGTACGCGTCGATCGCGCGCGGCCTGCAGATCGGCGCGAGCGTCACGATGGCACTGATCGCCGCGTCGATGCTGGTGTCCCTGCTGGAGCAACTCCGTGAACGCAAGCGGCTCCTCGCGGCGCTCACCGCGTTCGGTACGCGGCGCTCGTCCATGGCGTGGTCGCTCCTGTGGCAGACGGCGATCCCCGTCGCCCTCGGCTTGGCCCTCGCCATCGTCGGCGGCCTCGGCCTGGGCGTGGTCATGACCCGCATGATCGACAAGAGCGTCACGGACTGGTGGTCGTTCGTCCCCCTGACGGGCGCGGGCGCGGCGATGGTCGCAGCGGTGACCTTGCTGAGCCTCCCCCCGCTCCGCAGGATGATGCGCCCGGACGGCCTGCGCACGGAGTGA
- a CDS encoding LysR substrate-binding domain-containing protein, with the protein MRAINRGRQLSSGRQSSGKQPSLAQLRAFAAVAEHLHFRDAASAIGMSQPALSGAVAALEEALGVQLLERTTRKVLLSPAGERLAVRVEAVLDEVEALMEEADAVKAPFTGALRLGVIPTVAPYLLPTVITLVHEKYPDLDLQVHEEQTSSLLEGLTAGRLDLLLLAVPLGMPGVTELPLFDEDFVLVTPLDHWLGGREGIPREALKELNLLLLDEGHCLRDQALDICREAGRADAPVTTTAAGLSTLVQLVAGGLGVTLLPRTAVRVETTRSNQLLTGYFADPAPTRRIALAMRTGAARGAEYEELASALKEAVRPLPVRVV; encoded by the coding sequence GTGCGAGCCATTAATAGGGGCAGACAGCTCAGCAGCGGCAGGCAGTCCAGCGGCAAGCAGCCCAGCCTGGCGCAGCTGCGCGCGTTCGCCGCCGTGGCCGAGCATCTGCACTTCCGCGATGCCGCCTCGGCGATCGGCATGAGCCAGCCCGCGCTCTCGGGGGCCGTGGCGGCACTGGAGGAGGCACTGGGTGTCCAGCTCCTGGAGCGGACCACGCGCAAGGTGCTGCTGTCGCCCGCGGGGGAGCGGCTCGCGGTGCGGGTCGAGGCGGTCCTCGACGAGGTCGAGGCGCTCATGGAGGAGGCCGACGCGGTGAAGGCCCCGTTCACGGGGGCGCTGCGGCTCGGCGTGATCCCGACGGTCGCGCCCTACCTGCTGCCGACGGTGATCACCCTGGTCCACGAGAAGTACCCGGACCTCGACCTCCAGGTGCACGAGGAGCAGACCTCCTCGCTCCTCGAAGGGCTCACCGCGGGGCGGCTCGACCTGCTGCTGCTCGCCGTTCCGCTCGGCATGCCGGGCGTGACGGAACTCCCCCTCTTCGACGAGGACTTCGTGCTCGTCACCCCTCTCGACCACTGGCTCGGCGGCAGGGAGGGGATTCCGCGCGAGGCGCTGAAGGAGCTGAACCTGCTGCTCCTCGACGAGGGCCACTGTCTGCGGGACCAGGCGCTCGACATCTGCCGCGAGGCGGGCCGCGCGGACGCGCCCGTCACGACGACGGCCGCGGGGCTCTCCACGCTGGTCCAGCTGGTCGCGGGCGGGCTCGGGGTGACGCTGCTGCCGCGGACGGCGGTGCGGGTCGAGACGACGCGCAGCAATCAGCTCTTGACCGGGTACTTCGCGGATCCCGCGCCGACCCGGAGGATCGCTCTCGCGATGCGTACGGGGGCGGCGCGGGGCGCGGAGTACGAGGAGCTGGCCTCCGCCTTGAAGGAGGCGGTGCGGCCTCTTCCGGTGCGGGTGGTGTGA
- a CDS encoding peroxiredoxin yields the protein MLTVGDKFPEFDLTACVSLEQGKEFEQINHKTYEGKWKIVFAWPKDFTFVCPTEIAAFGKLNDEFADRDAQVLGFSGDSEFVHHAWRKDHPDLTDLPFPMLADSKHELMRDLGIEGEDGFAQRAVFIVDQNNEIQFTMVTAGSVGRNPKEVLRVLDALQTDELCPCNWSKGDETLDPVALLSGE from the coding sequence GTGCTCACTGTCGGTGACAAGTTCCCCGAGTTCGACCTGACTGCCTGTGTCTCGCTGGAGCAGGGCAAGGAGTTCGAGCAGATCAACCACAAGACCTACGAGGGCAAGTGGAAGATCGTCTTCGCGTGGCCCAAGGACTTCACCTTCGTGTGCCCCACCGAGATCGCGGCGTTCGGCAAGCTGAACGACGAGTTCGCCGACCGTGACGCCCAGGTCCTCGGCTTCTCCGGTGACTCCGAGTTCGTGCACCACGCCTGGCGCAAGGACCACCCGGACCTGACCGACCTGCCCTTCCCGATGCTGGCCGACTCGAAGCACGAGCTCATGCGTGACCTCGGCATCGAGGGCGAGGACGGCTTCGCGCAGCGCGCCGTCTTCATCGTCGACCAGAACAACGAGATCCAGTTCACGATGGTGACCGCCGGTTCCGTGGGCCGTAACCCCAAGGAGGTCCTCCGGGTCCTCGACGCCCTGCAGACCGACGAGCTCTGCCCCTGCAACTGGAGCAAGGGCGACGAGACCCTCGACCCGGTCGCGCTGCTCTCGGGCGAGTGA